One window of Leucoraja erinacea ecotype New England chromosome 14, Leri_hhj_1, whole genome shotgun sequence genomic DNA carries:
- the LOC129703380 gene encoding ras-related protein Rap-2b yields the protein MREYKVVVLGSGGVGKSALTVQFVTGSFIEKYDPTIEDFYRKEIEVDSSPSVLEILDTAGTEQFASMRDLYIKNGQGFILVYSLVNQQSFQDIRPMRDQIIRVKRYERVPLLLVGNKVDLEGEREVTYGEGRALADEWNCPFMETSAKNKISVDELFAEIVRQMNYVAQPNGDDQCCSSCVLL from the coding sequence ATGAGAGAATATAAAGTGGTCGTTTTAGGCAGCGGGGGTGTTGGAAAATCTGCCCTAACCGTGCAATTCGTCACAGGATCTTTCATTGAGAAGTACGACCCGACCATTGAGGATTtttacaggaaggagatcgaggtGGACTCGTCGCCCTCGGTGTTGGAGATATTGGACACGGCCGGCACCGAGCAGTTCGCCTCCATGCGGGACCTGTACATCAAGAACGGGCAGGGCTTCATCCTGGTTTATAGCCTGGTcaaccagcagtccttccaggacATAAGACCCATGAGGGACCAGATCATCCGAGTGAAGAGATACGAGAGAGTGCCCTTGCTGCTGGTGGGCAATAAGGTGGACTTGGAAGGGGAGCGAGAGGTGACTTACGGAGAGGGGAGAGCTTTGGCCGATGAATGGAACTGCCCGTTTATGGAAACCTCGGCCAAGAATAAAATCTCAGTGGACGAACTGTTTGCAGAGATCGTTCGGCAGATGAACTATGTAGCCCAGCCTAATGGAGATGACCAATGTTGTTCCTCGTGTGTGCTGCTGTGA